One Erpetoichthys calabaricus chromosome 9, fErpCal1.3, whole genome shotgun sequence genomic region harbors:
- the LOC114657210 gene encoding PWWP domain-containing DNA repair factor 3A-like isoform X1, whose amino-acid sequence MTYVADEELIDGLYNFLDEVLSRAVGTFERIDRVRIILDVLMPEALIKAVQTVERISLPEAENLFMDGPAYSEWYVMWKINSPFFFFSAPLFC is encoded by the exons ATGACTTATGTAGCAGATGAGGAGCTGATAGATGGCCTCTACAACTTCTTGGATGAAGTGCTGTCAAGAGCTGTAGGCACTTTTGAGAGGATTGACAGAGTTCGcatcattctggatgtgctgatgCCAGAG GCTCTTATTAAAGCTGTACAAACAGTTGAGAGGATTTCTCTGCCAGAGGCAGAAAATCTGTTCATGGATGGACCAGCATACAGTGAGTGGTACGTCATGTGGaaaataaacagtcctttctttttcttttcagcgccattattctgttaa
- the LOC114657210 gene encoding PWWP domain-containing DNA repair factor 3A-like isoform X2: MTYVADEELIDGLYNFLDEVLSRAVGTFERIDRVRIILDVLMPEALIKAVQTVERISLPEAENLFMDGPAYSECEREEFDILYLFYNSWK, encoded by the exons ATGACTTATGTAGCAGATGAGGAGCTGATAGATGGCCTCTACAACTTCTTGGATGAAGTGCTGTCAAGAGCTGTAGGCACTTTTGAGAGGATTGACAGAGTTCGcatcattctggatgtgctgatgCCAGAG GCTCTTATTAAAGCTGTACAAACAGTTGAGAGGATTTCTCTGCCAGAGGCAGAAAATCTGTTCATGGATGGACCAGCATACAGTGAGTG tgagaGGGAAGAGTTTGACATACTGTACTTGTTTTACAACAGTTGGAAGTAA